A region of Dictyostelium discoideum AX4 chromosome 1 chromosome, whole genome shotgun sequence DNA encodes the following proteins:
- a CDS encoding WD40 repeat-containing protein yields MGNQQSSGIEGSKPISAFYYNNISTVISRDGFYFFNNQSQRFESSKRPITFVIYDEEGNQFITGEDDFFIRLYNEDGTYIKQLPNLQSNITTDVIAISHQDFIRVLFPIRNIDFHQINSNSNNSNTMLLSGGMDGTIRLWQVETGSLLAVYNQDISKVTMNGIIDTTSAGITALTFDPTNLLVISGTSDGIVRKHSLRERVIMGTFIGHSRGAILNLLLTKHGHLLSSSMDRTIRLWDIDSGKQITGCKYFSQTMVYDHHRDIVFAASDTGTIAVIQIVKDLNNSWSLKKIKVLDLKKPAILHLHYNTYVDQLTVTSIETNIASVQNATGIPFESVENDYKKQVNLVQGLWETTNNRLTITPSQSNNSLAKSQSINNQLNQSTTSTINQQQQQQQQQQQQQQQQQQQQQQYEDEFEDEYIDNQIKEKQQQLLQQQQQQQQQQQNEEEPIEDYIFSNEISSELTEEFIQLSIEELKNIKLTNMIENTLNSDQMILIDRLKQLEFLGNELFEHQSSQEEKEYNEARKLKYVNGLTQFQDSIEEMSEDYVSCMRMLIKTNDADIVLDTDNCKDIKIRSLEQKRMEILERHRLELEQFQGEVDRELSVFSDQQLPLITKKVANECFENKKRLLNSQESIEKSIQTYLSNTFPAVNQRYHLGPLISENSTTVFRAFDCKSLIPVAVKVLPPVALNIPVHENLTKVYQVCQTPQSIYVIMEPSTTSLKPLVESMDQHQLPISMVISIMKQLLQCLLFLHSSSLVYRDLNPSRVLLTTTTTTANDDVDCELQQQQQQQVKVKLTHFGIMRSLQGNVDSEPAEDGMIYGSPEIFGRVINTESDIWSLGVIFIYLLQTKQERTKPLFHGHNNKSVIESIVKIVGRPFQKDIDRMIANGNMTSDAIQLLQYAASLPVPFEDSIDNLRSHCSLASDSALDLLTQMLQFVPHKRISIEQALSHPFILNLPKQQQQQQQQKQQQQQQQQQQQEIIPKDDSLTDISSNKQETVVYDANIQINQEDLISKIKENEIQKEIDFKENQINEEIKEDVKEEIEEDIKEEIKEEIKEESKEVQEEAKEEIKEEIQIETQEVKEEIKEEVQVEIKEEKIKEEIKEEIKEETQEEIKEENKDEIQETIKEEVQVEIKEEIKEETQEEIKEILNEVQVKEEVKEEIQEEVSQETLSEIQEEVKEEIQEDIKEEVKEEIQNEIREEIQNEIREEIKEEIKKVSEEIQNEIQEEVKEEIQNEIQEEQQDTIKEEIQEIKQEIISERDTNQEGEISDTIVSDSKEADSIIEGPVTLERDNKNASDHDDEQQFVEEEIEVEEEIEVEEEIEVEEEIEVEEEIEVEEEIEVEEEIQVEDDTDKSNDF; encoded by the exons atgggaAACCAACAAAGTTCTGGAATTGAAGGATCAAAACCAATTTCAgcattttattataataatattagtacaGTGATATCAAGGGatggattttatttttttaataatcaaagtCAAAGATTTGAATCATCTAAAAGACCAATTACATTTGTAATTTATGATGAAGAAGGAAATCAATTTATAACAGGAGAAGATGATTTTTTCATTCGTTTATATAATGAAGATGGTACATATATTAAACAATTACCAAATTTACAATCAAATATAACAACAGATGTAATTGCAATTTCACATCAAGATTTTATTCGTGTTTTATTTCCAATTAGAAATATTGATTTCcatcaaataaattcaaattcaaataatagtaatacaaTGTTATTATCAGGTGGTATGGATGGAACAATTAGATTATGGCAAGTTGAAACAGGTAGTTTATTAGCAGTATATAATCAAGATATTTCAAAAGTAACCATGAATGGTATTATCGATACAACATCAGCAGGAATTACAGCATTAACATTTGATCCAACCAATTTATTAGTTATATCTGGTACATCCGATGGTATAGTTCGTAAACATTCACTAAGAGAACGTGTTATAATGGGTACTTTTATTGGTCATAGTAGAGGtgcaattttaaatttattactcACAAAACATGGTCATCttttatcatcttcaatGGATAGAACTATAAGACTTTGGGATATTGATTCAGGTAAACAAATAACTGGTTGTAAATATTTCTCTCAAACTATGGTTTATGATCATCATAGAGATATTGTTTTCGCTGCTTCTGATACTGGTACAATAGCTGTAATTCAAATtgttaaagatttaaataattctt ggtcattaaaaaagataaaagtaTTAGATTTAAAGAAACCAGCGATTTTACATTTACATTATAATACATATGTTGATCAATTAACGGTTACATCAATTGAAACTAATATTGCAAGTGTTCAAAATGCAACAGGTATACCATTTGAATCTGttgaaaatgattataaaaaacaagTTAATCTTGTTCAAGGATTATGggaaacaacaaataatagaTTAACAATTACACCTTCACaatctaataattctttagCAAAAtcacaatcaattaataatcaattaaatcaatcaacaacatcaacaatcaatcaacaacaacaacaacaacaacaacaacaacaacaacaacaacaacaacaacaacaacaacaacaatatgaaGATGAGTTTGAAGATGAATATATTGATaaccaaataaaagaaaaacaacaacaactactacaacaacaacaacaacaacaacaacaacaacaaaatgaagaagaaccaattgaagattatatattttcaaatgaaatttcaagtGAATTAACAGAagaatttattcaattatcaattgaagaattaaaaaatataaaattaacaaatatgATTGAAAATACATTAAATAGTGatcaaatgatattaattgatAGGTTAAAACAATTGGAATTTTTAggtaatgaattatttgaacatCAAAGTTCACAAGAGgaaaaagaatataatgaAGCAAGAAAGTTAAAATATGTAAATGGTTTAACACAATTCCAAGATTCAATTGAGGAAATGTCAGAAGATTATGTATCTTGTATGAGAATGTTAATTAAAACCAATGATGCTGATATTGTATTAGATACTGATAATTgcaaagatattaaaatcaGATCATTGGAACAAAAGAGAATGGAAATTCTTGAACGTCATCGTTTAGAGTTGGAACAATTCCAAGGGGAAGTTGATAGGGAGCTATCGGTATTCTCTGATCAACAATTACCATTGATAACAAAGAAAGTTGCAAATGAatgttttgaaaataaaaagagattattaaattctcaagaatcaattgaaaaatcaattcaaactTATCTATCAAATACTTTTCCAGCTGTTAATCAACGTTATCATTTGGGTCCATTAATTTCAGAGAATTCAACAACAGTTTTTCGTGCTTTCGAttgtaaatctttaattCCAGTTGCTGTTAAAGTTTTACCACCTGTAGCTTTAAATATACCTGTACatgaaaatttaacaaaagtTTATCAAGTTTGTCAAACACCACAATCAATCTATGTCATTATGGAACCTTCAACTACAAGTTTAAAACCATTAGTTGAATCAATGGATCAACAtcaattaccaatttcaatGGTAATTTCAATTATGAAACAACTTTTACAAtgtcttttatttttacattcaTCAAGTTTAGTTTATCGTGATTTAAATCCATCAAGAGTTTTATtaactaccaccaccaccactgctaatgatgatgttgattgtgaactacaacaacaacaacaacaacaagtaaAAGTTAAATTAACTCATTTTGGTATAATGAGATCATTACAAGGTAATGTTGATTCAGAACCAGCTGAAGATGGTATGATTTATGGTTCACCAGAAATTTTTGGTAGAGTAATTAATACTGAATCCGATATTTGGTCTTTGGGtgtaattttcatttatctTTTACAAACAAAACAAGAAAGAACAAAACCATTATTCCATGGCCACAATAATAAATCTGTAATTGAAAGTATTGTTAAAATCGTTGGTAGACCTTTCCAAAAGGATATTGATAGAATGATTGCAAATGGTAATATGACATCTGATGCAATTCAATTACTTCAATATGCAGCAAGTTTACCTGTACCATTTGAAGATtctattgataatttaagaTCACATTGTTCATTAGCTTCTGATTCCGCTTTGGATCTTTTAACTCAAATGTTACAATTTGTACCACATAAaagaatttcaattgaacaaGCTTTATCTCATCcattcattttaaatttaccaaaacaacaacaacaacaacaacaacaaaaacaacaacaacaacagcaacaacaacaacaacaagaaataATCCCTAAAGATGATTCCTTAACAGATATTAGTAGTAATAAACAAGAAACTGTAGTTTATGATGCtaatattcaaattaatCAAGAGgatttaatttctaaaataaaagagaatgaaattcaaaaagaaattgatttcaaagaaaatcaaattaatgaagaaattaaagaagatGTTAAGGAGGAGATAGAAGAAGATATTAAAGAAGAAATCAAAGAAGAAATCAAAGAAGAAAGTAAAGAGGTTCAAGAAGAGGCTAAAGAGGAGATTAAAGAAGAAATCCAAATAGAGACACAAGAAGTTAAAGAGGAGATTAAAGAAGAAGTCCAAGTGGAGATTAAGGAGGAGAAGATTAAAGAGGAGATTAAAGAGGAGATTAAAGAAGAAACTCAGGAGGAGattaaagaagaaaataaagatgaaatCCAAGAGACAATTAAAGAAGAGGTTCAAGTAGAGATTAAAGAGGAAATAAAAGAAGAAACTCAAGAGGAGATAAAAGAAATTCTAAATGAAGTCCAAGTTAAAGAAGAGGTCAAAGAAGAAATCCAAGAAGAAGTTAGTCAAGAAACCCTAAGTGAAATCCAAGAAGAAGTTAAAGAAGAAATCCAAGAAGATATAAAAGAAGAAGTTAAAGAAGAAATCCAAAATGAAATCAGAGAAGAAATCCAAAATGAAATCAGAGAAGAAATCAAagaagaaatcaaaaaagttagtgaagaaattcaaaatgaAATCCAAGAAGAAGTTAAAGAAGAAATCCAAAATGAAAT